From Macaca fascicularis isolate 582-1 chromosome 14, T2T-MFA8v1.1, a single genomic window includes:
- the KMT2A gene encoding histone-lysine N-methyltransferase 2A isoform X14, with protein MSRPLGLNPNRPPFQLLGSQASRSPSQHRSSPLSHLLQDRQEKKFPKPLLVNPRKSSLHHQNQEKPPPVNKQENAGTLNILSTLSNGNSSKQKIPADGVHRIRVDFKEDCEAENVWEMGGLGILTSVPITPRVVCFLCASSGHVEFVYCQVCCEPFHKFCLEENERPLEDQLENWCCRRCKFCHVCGRQHQATKQLLECNKCRNSYHPECLGPNYPTKPTKKKKVWICTKCVRCKSCGSTTPGKGWDAQWSHDFSLCHDCAKLFAKGNFCPLCDKCYDDDDYESKMMQCGKCDRWVHSKCENLSGTEDEMYEILSNLPESVAYTCVNCTERHPAEWRLALEKELQISLKQVLTALLNSRTTSHLLRYRQAAKPPDLNPETEESIPSRSSPEGPDPPVLTEVSKQDDQQPLDLEGVKRKMDQGNYTSVLEFSDDIVKIIQAAINSDGGQPEIKKANSMVKSFFIRQMERVFPWFSVKKSRFWEPNKVSSNSGMLPNAVLPPSLDHNYAQWQEREENSHTEQPPLMKKIIPAPKPKGPGEPDSPTPLHPPTPPILSTDRSREDSPELNPPPGIEDNRQCALCLTYGDDSANDAGRLLYIGQNEWTHVNCALWSAEVFEDDDGSLKNVHMAVIRGKQLRCEFCQKPGATVGCCLTSCTSNYHFMCSRAKNCVFLDDKKVYCQRHRDLIKGEVVPENGFEVFRRVFVDFEGISLRRKFLNGLEPENIHMMIGSMTIDCLGILNDLSDCEDKLFPIGYQCSRVYWSTTDARKRCVYTCKIVECRPPVVEPDINSTVEHDENRTIAHSPTSFTESSSKENQNTAEIISPPSPDRPPHSQTSGSCYYHVISKVPRIRTPSYSPTQRSPGCRPLPSAGSPTPTTHEIVTVGDPLLSSGLRSIGSRRHSTSSLSPQRSKLRIMSPMRTGNTYSRNNVSSVSTIGTATDLESSAKAVDHVLGPLNSSTSLGQNTSASSNLQRTVVTVGNKNSHLDGSSSSEMKQSSASDLASKSSSLKGEKTKVLSSKSSEGSAHNVAYPGIPKLTPQVHNTTSRELNVSKIGSFAEPSSVSFSSKEALSFPHLHLRGQRNDRDQHTDSTQSANPSPDEDTEVKTLKLSGMSNRSSIINEHMGSSSRDRRQKGKKSCKETFKEKHSSKSFLEPGQVTTGEEGNLKPEFMDEVLTPEYMGQRPCNNVSSDKIGDKGLSMPGVPKAPPMQVEGSAKELQAPRKRTVKVTLTPLKMENESQSKNTLKESSPASPLQIESTSPPEPISASENPADGPVAQPSPNNTSCQDSQSNNYQNLPVQDRNLMLPDGPKPQEDGSFKRRYPRRSARARSNMFFGLTPLYGVRSYGEEDIPFYSSSTGKKRGKRSAEGQVDGADDLSTSDEDDLYYYNFTRTVISSGGEERLASHNLFREEEQCDLPKISQLDGVDDGTESDTSVTATTRKSSQIPKRNGKENGTENLKIDRPEDAGEKEHVIKSSVGHKNEPKMDNCHSVSRVKTQGQDSLEAQLSSLESSRRVHTSTPSDKNLLDTYNTELLKSDSDNNNSDDCGNILPSDIMDFVLKNTPSMQALGESPESSSSELLNLGEGLGLDSNREKDMGLFEVFSQQLPTTEPVDSSVSSSISAEEQFELPLELPSDLSVLTTRSPTVPSQNPSRLAVISDSGEKRVTITEKSVASSEGDPALLSPGVDPTPEGHMTPDHFIQGHMDADHISSPPCGSVEQGHGNNQDLTRNSSTPGLQVPVSPTVPIQNQKYVPNSTDSPGPSQISNAAVQTTPPHLKPATEKLIVVNQNMQPLYVLQTLPNGVTQKIQLTSSVSSTPSVMETNTSVLGPMGSGLTLTTGLNPSLPTSQSLFPSASKGLLPMSHHQHLHSFPAATQSSFPPNISSPPSGLLIGVQPPPDPQLLVSESSQRTDLSTTVATPSSGLKKRPISRLQTRKNKKLAPSSTPSNIAPSDVVSNMTLINFTPSQLPNHPNLLDLGSLNTSSHRTVPNIIKRSKSSIMYFEPAPLLPQSVGGTAATASGTSTISQDTSHLTSGSVSGLASSSSVLNVVSMQTTTTPTSSAPVPGHVTLTNPRLLGTPDIGSISNLLIKASQQSLGIQDQPVALPPSSGMFPQLGTSQTPSTAAMTAASSICVLPSTQTTGVTAASPSGEADEHYQLQHVNQLLASKTGIHSSQRDLDSASGPQVSNFTQTVDAPNSVGLEQNKALSSAVQASSTSPGGSPSSPSSGQRSASPSVPGPTKPKPKTKRFQLPLDKGNGKKHKVSHLRTSSSEAHIPDQEATSLTSGTGYKRLCSRTPGAEAEQQDTANVEQSSQKECGQPAGQVAVLPEVQVTQNPANEQESTEPKTVEEEESNFSSPLMLWLQQEQKRKESITEKKPKKGLVFEISSDDGFQICAESIEDAWKSLTDKVQEARSNARLKQLSFAGVNGLRMLGILHDAVVFLIEQLSGAKHCRNYKFRFHKPEEANEPPLNPHGSARAEVHLRQSAFDMFNFLASKHRQPPEYNPNDEEEEEVQLKSARRATSMDLPMPMRFRHLKKTSKEAVGVYRSPIHGRGLFCKRNIDAGEMVIEYAGNVIRSIQTDKREKYYDSKGIGCYMFRIDDSEVVDATMHGNAARFINHSCEPNCYSRVINIDGQKHIVIFAMRKIYRGEELTYDYKFPIEDASNKLPCNCGAKKCRKFLN; from the exons TTTGTATATTGCCAAGTCTGTTGTGAGCCCTTCCACAAGTTTTGTTTAGAGGAGAACGAGCGCCCTCTGGAGGACCAGCTGGAAAATTGGTGTTGTCGTCGCTGCAAATTCTGTCACGTTTGTGGAAGGCAACATCAGGCTACAAAG CAGCTGCTGGAGTGTAATAAGTGCCGAAACAGCTATCACCCTGAGTGCCTGGGACCAAACTACCCCACCAAAcccacaaagaaaaagaaagtttgg aTCTGTACCAAGTGTGTTCGCTGTAAGAGCTGTGGATCCACAACTCCAGGCAAAGGGTGGGATGCACAGTGGTCTCACGATTTCTCACTGTGCCATGACTGCGCCAAGCTCTTTGCTAAAG GAAACTTCTGCCCTCTCTGTGACAAATGTTACGATGATGATGACTATGAGAGTAAGATGATGCAATGTGGGAAGTGTGATCGCTGGGTCCATTCCAAATGTGAGAATCTTTCAGGTACAGAAG atgAGATGTATGAGATTCTATCTAATCTGCCAGAAAGTGTGGCCTACACTTGTGTGAACTGTACTGAGCGGCACCCTGCAGAGTGGCGACTGGCCCTTGAAAAAGAGCTGCAGATTTCTCTGAAGCAAGTTCTGACAGCTTTGTTGAATTCTCGGACTACCAGCCATTTGCTACGCTACCGGCAG GCTGCCAAGCCTCCAGACTTAAATCCCGAGACAGAGGAGAGTATACCTTCCCGCAGCTCCCCCGAAGGACCTGATCCACCAGTTCTTACAGAGGTCAGCAAACAGGATGATCAGCAGCCTTTAGATCTGGAAGGAGTCAAGAGGAAGATGGACCAAGGGAATTACACATCTGTG TTGGAGTTCAGTGATGATATTGTGAAGATCATTCAAGCAGCCATTAATTCAGATGGAGGACAGCCAGAAATTAAAAAAGCCAACAGCATGGTCAAGTCCTTCTTCATTCGG caAATGGAACGTGTTTTTCCATGGTTCAGTGTCAAAAAGTCCAGGTTTTGGGAGCCAAATAAAGTATCAAGCAA CAGTGGGATGTTACCAAACGCAGTGCTTCCACCTTCACTTGACCATAATTATGCTCAGTGGCAGGAGCGAGAGGAAAACAGCCACACTGAGCAGCCTCctttaatgaagaaaattattcCAGCTCCCAAACCCAAAGGGCCTGGAGAACCAGACTCACCAACTCCTCTGCATCCTCCTACACCACCAATTTTGA GTACTGATAGGAGTCGAGAAGACAGTCCAGAGCTGAACCCACCCCCAGGCATAGAAGACAATAGACAGTGTGCTTTATGTTTGACATATGGTGATGACAGTGCTAAT GATGCTGGTCGTTTGCTATATATTGGCCAAAATGAGTGGACACATGTAAATTGTGCTCTGTGGTCTGCGGAAGTGTTTGAAGATGATGACGGATCACTAAAGAATGTGCATATGGCTGTGATCAGGGGCAAGCAGCTG agATGTGAATTCTGCCAAAAGCCAGGAGCCACCGTGGGTTGCTGTCTCACATCCTGCACCAGCAACTATCACTTTATGTGTTCCCGAGCCAAGAACTGTGTCTTTCTGGATGATAAAAAAGTGTATTGCCAACGACATCGGGATTTGATCAAAGGCGAA GTGGTTCCTGAGAATGGATTTGAAGTTTTCAGAAGAGTGTTTGTGGACTTTGAAGGAATCAGCTTGAGAAGGAAGTTTCTCAATGGCTTGGAACCAGAAAATATCCACATGATGATTG GCTCTATGACAATCGACTGCTTAGGAATTCTAAATGATCTCTCTGACTGTGAAGATAAGCTCTTTCCTATTGGATATCA GTGTTCCAGGGTATACTGGAGCACCACAGATGCTCGCAAGCGCTGTGTATATACGTGTAAGATAGTGGAGTGCCGTCCTCCAGTCGTAGAGCCGGATATCAACAGCACTGTTGAACATGATGAAAACAGGACCATTGCCCATAGTCCAACATCTTTTACAG AAAGTTCATCAAAAGAGAATCAAAACACAGCTGAAATTATAAGTCCTCCATCACCAGACCGACCTCCTCATTCGCAAACCTCTGGCTCCTGTTACTATCATGTCATCTCAAAGGTCCCCAGGATTCGAACACCCAGTTATTCTCCGACACAGAGATCCCCTGGCTGTCGGCCATTGCCTTCTGCAG GAAGTCCTACCCCAACCACTCATGAAATAGTCACAGTAGGTGATCCTTTACTCTCCTCTGGACTTCGAAGTATTGGCTCCAGGCGTCACAGTACCTCTTCCTTATCACCTCAGCGGTCCAAACTCCGGATAATGTCTCCAATGAGAACTGGGAATACTTACTCTAGGAATAATGTTTCCTCAGTCTCCACCATTGGGACCGCTACTGATCTTGAATCAAGTGCCAAAGCAGTTGATCATGTCTTAGGGCCACTGAATTCAAGTACTAGTTTAGGGCAAAACACTTCCGCCTCTTCAAATTTGCAAAGGACAGTGGTTACTGTAGGCAATAAAAACAGTCACTTGGATGGATCTTCATCTTCAGAAATGAAGCAGTCCAGTGCTTCAGACTTGGCCTCCAAGAGCTCCTCTTTAAAGGGAGAGAAGACCAAAGTGCTGAGTTCCAAGAGCTCAGAGGGATCTGCACATAATGTGGCTTACCCTGGAATTCCTAAACTGACCCCACAGGTTCATAACACAACATCTAGGGAACTGAATGTTAGTAAAATTGGCTCCTTTGCTGAACCCTCTTCGGTGTCGTTTTCTTCTAAAGAGGCCCTCTCCTTTCCACACCTCCATTTGAGAGGGCAAAGGAATGATCGAGACCAACACACAGATTCTACCCAATCAGCAAACCCCTCTCCAGATGAAGATACTGAAGTCAAAACCTTGAAGCTATCTGGAATGAGCAACAGATCATCCATTATCAATGAGCATATGGGATCTAGTTCCAGAGAtaggagacagaaaggaaaaaagtcttGTAAAGAAACTTTCAAAGAAAAGCATTCCAGTAAATCTTTTTTGGAACCTGGTCAGGTGACAACTGGTGAGGAAGGAAACTTGAAGCCAGAGTTTATGGATGAGGTTTTGACGCCTGAGTATATGGGCCAAAGACCATGTAACAATGTTTCTTCTGATAAGATTGGTGATAAAGGCCTTTCTATGCCAGGAGTCCCCAAAGCTCCACCCATGCAAGTAGAAGGATCTGCCAAGGAATTACAGGCACCACGGAAACGCACAGTCAAAGTGACACTGACACctctaaaaatggaaaatgagagtCAATCCAAAAACACCCTGAAAGAAAGTAGTCCTGCTTCCCCATTGCAAATAGAGTCAACATCTCCCCCAGAACCAATTTCAGCCTCTGAAAATCCAGCAGATGGTCCAGTGGCCCAACCAAGCCCCAATAATACCTCATGCCAGGATTCTCAAAGTAACAACTATCAGAATCTTCCAGTACAGGACAGAAACCTAATGCTTCCAGATGGCCCCAAACCTCAGGAGGATGGCTCTTTTAAAAGGAGGTATCCCCGTCGCAGTGCCCGTGCACGTTCTAACATGTTCTTTGGGCTTACCCCACTCTATGGAGTAAGATCCTATGGTGAAGAAGACATTCCATTCTATAGCAGCTCAACTGGGAAGAAGCGAGGCAAGAGATCGGCTGAAGGACAGGTGGATGGGGCCGATGACTTAAGCACTTCGGATGAAGACGACTTATACTATTACAACTTCACTAGAACAGTGATTTCTTCAGGTGGAGAGGAACGACTAGCATCCCATAATTTATTTCGGGAGGAGGAACAGTGTGATCTTCCGAAAATCTCACAGTTGGATGGTGTTGATGATGGGACAGAGAGTGATACTAGTGTCACAGCCACAACAAGGAAAAGCAGCCAGATTCCAAAAAGAAACGGTAAAGAAAATGGAACAGAGAACTTAAAGATTGATCGACCTGAAGATGCTGGGGAGAAAGAACATGTCATCAAGAGTTCTGTTGGCCACAAAAATGAGCCAAAGATGGATAACTGCCATTCTGTGAGCAGAGTTAAAACACAGGGACAGGACTCCTTGGAAGCTCAGCTCAGCTCATTGGAGTCAAGCCGCAGAGTCCACACAAGTACCCCCTCAGACAAAAATTTACTGGACACCTATAATACTGAGCTCCTGAAATCAGATTCAGACAATAACAACAGTGATGACTGTGGGAATATCCTGCCTTCAGACATTATGGACTTTGTACTAAAGAATACTCCATCCATGCAGGCTTTGGGTGAGAGCCCAGAGTCATCTTCATCAGAACTCCTGAATCTTGGTGAAGGTTTGGGTCTTGACAGTAATCGTGAAAAAGACATGGGtctttttgaagtattttctcaGCAGCTGCCTACAACAGAACCTGTGGATAGTAGTGTCTCTTCCTCTATCTCAGCAGAGGAACAGTTTGAGTTGCCTCTAGAGCTACCATCTGATCTGTCTGTCTTGACCACCCGGAGTCCCACTGTCCCCAGCCAGAATCCCAGTAGACTAGCTGTAATCTCAGACTCAGGGGAGAAGAGAGTAACCATCACAGAAAAATCTGTAGCCTCCTCTGAAGGTGACCCAGCACTGCTGAGCCCAGGAGTAGATCCAACTCCTGAAGGCCACATGACTCCTGATCATTTTATCCAAGGACACATGGATGCAGACCACATCTCTAGCCCTCCTTGTGGTTCCGTAGAGCAAGGTCATGGCAACAATCAGGATTTAACTAGAAACAGTAGCACCCCTGGCCTTCAGGTACCTGTTTCCCCAACTGTTCCTATCCAGAACCAGAAGTACGTGCCCAATTCTACTGATAGTCCTGGCCCGTCTCAGATTTCCAATGCAGCTGTCCAGACCACTCCACCCCACCTGAAGCCAGCCACTGAGAAACTCATAGTTGTTAATCAGAACATGCAGCCACTTTATGttctccaaactcttccaaatgGAGTGACACAAAAAATCCAATTGACCTCTTCCGTTAGTTCTACACCCAGTGTGATGGAGACAAATACTTCAGTACTGGGGCCCATGGGAAGTGGTCTCACCCTCACCACAGGACTAAATCCAAGCTTGCCAACTTCTCAATCTTTGTTCCCTTCTGCTAGCAAAGGATTGCTACCCATGTCTCATCACCAGCACTTACATTCCTTCCCTGCAGCTACTCAAAGTAGTTTCCCACCCAACATCAGCAGTCCTCCTTCAGGCCTGCTTATTGGGGTTCAGCCTCCTCCAGATCCCCAACTTTTGGTTTCAGAATCCAGCCAGAGGACAGACCTCAGTACCACAGTAGCCACTCCATCCTCTGGACTCAAGAAAAGACCCATATCTCGTCTACAGACCCGAAAGAATAAAAAACTTGCTCCCTCTAGTACCCCTTCAAACATTGCCCCTTCCGATGTGGTTTCTAATATGACATTGATTAACTTCACACCCTCCCAGCTTCCTAATCATCCCAATCTGTTAGATTTGGGGTCACTTAATACTTCATCTCATCGAACTGTCCCCAACATCATAAAAAGATCTAAATCTAGCATCATGTATTTTGAACCGGCACCCCTGTTACCACAGAGTGTGGGAGGAACTGCTGCCACAGCGTCGGGCACATCAACAATAAGCCAGGATACTAGCCACCTCACATCAGGGTCTGTGTCTGGCTTGGCATCCAGTTCCTCTGTCTTGAATGTTGTATCCATGCAAACTACCACAACCCCTACAAGTAGTGCACCAGTTCCAGGACACGTCACCTTAACCAACCCGAGGTTGCTTGGTACCCCAGATATTGGCTCAATAAGCAATCTTTTAATCAAAGCTAGCCAGCAGAGCCTGGGGATTCAGGACCAGCCTGTGGCTTTACCACCAAGTTCAGGAATGTTTCCACAACTGGGGACATCACAGACCCCCTCTACTGCTGCAATGACAGCAGCATCTAGCATCTGTGTGCTCCCCTCCACTCAGACTACAGGCGTAACAGCCGCTTCACCTTCTGGGGAAGCAGACGAACACTATCAGCTTCAGCATGTGAaccagctccttgccagcaaaaCTGGGATTCATTCTTCCCAGCGTGATCTTGATTCTGCTTCAGGGCCCCAGGTATCCAACTTTACCCAGACGGTAGACGCTCCTAATAGCGTGGGGCTGGAGCAGAACAAGGCTTTATCCTCAGCTGTACAAGCCAGCTCCACCTCTCCTGGGGGTTCTCCATCCTCTCCATCCTCTGGACAGCGGTCAGCAAGCCCTTCAGTGCCGGGTCCCACTAAAcccaaaccaaaaaccaaacgGTTTCAGCTGCCTCTAGACAAAGGGAATGGCAAGAAGCACAAAGTTTCCCATTTGCGGACCAGTTCTTCTGAAGCACACATTCCAGACCAAGAAGCAACGTCCCTGACCTCAGGCACAGG ATACAAACGCCTGTGTTCCAGGACTCCAGGAGCAGAGGCTGAGCAGCAGGACACAGCTAATGTGGAGCAGTCCTCCCAGAAGGAATGTGGGCAACCTGCAGG gCAAGTGGCTGTTCTTCCGGAAGTTCAGGTGACCCAAAATCCAGCAAATGAGCAAGAAAGTACAG AACCTAAAAcagtggaagaagaagaaagtaatttCAGCTCTCCACTGATGCTTTGGCTTCAGCAAGAACAAAAGCGGAAGGAAAGCATTACTGAGAAAAAACCCAAGAAAGGACTTGTTTTTGAAATTTCCAGTGATGATGGCTTTCAGATCTGTGCAGAAAGTATTGAAG atgcCTGGAAGTCACTGACAGATAAAGTTCAGGAAGCTCGATCAAATGCCCGCCTAAAGCAGCTCTCTTTTGCAG GTGTTAATGGTTTGAGGATGCTGGGGATTCTCCATGATGCAGTTGTGTTCCTCATTGAGCAGCTGTCTGGTGCCAAGCACTGTCGAAATTACAAATTCCGTTTCCACAAGCCAGAGGAGGCCAATGAACCCCCCTTGAACCCTCATGGCTCAGCCCGGGCTGAAGTCCACCTCAGGCAA TCAGCATTTGACATGTTTAACTTCCTGGCTTCTAAACAtcgtcagcctcctgaatacaaCCCCAAtgatgaagaagaggaggaggtaCAGCTGAAGTCAGCTCG GAGGGCAACTAGCATGGATCTGCCAATGCCCATGCGTTTCCGGCACTTAAAAAAGACTTCTAAGGAGGCAGTTGGTGTCTACAG GTCTCCCATCCATGGCCGGGGTCTTTTCTGTAAGAGAAACATTGATGCAGGTGAGATGGTAATTGAGTATGCCGGCAACGTCATCCGCTCCATCCAGACTGACAAGCGGGAAAAGTATTACGACAGCAAG GGCATTGGTTGCTATATGTTCCGAATTGATGACTCAGAGGTAGTGGATGCCACCATGCATGGAAATGCTGCACGCTTCATCAATCACTCATGTGAGCCCAACTGCTATTCTCGGGTCATCAATATTGATGGGCAGAAGCACATCGTCATCTTTGCCATGCGTAAGATCTACCGAGGAGAGGAACTCACTTATGACTATAAGTTCCCCATTGAGGATGCCAGCAACAAGCTGCCCTGCAACTGTGGCGCCAAGAAATGCCGGAAGTTCCTAAACTGA